Proteins encoded in a region of the Marmota flaviventris isolate mMarFla1 chromosome 3, mMarFla1.hap1, whole genome shotgun sequence genome:
- the Smim41 gene encoding small integral membrane protein 41, with amino-acid sequence MNSSQAGPAAEAAWLSCCNQSGLLLEPSEGPRVVQTAVLGVLSLLVLCGVLFLGGGLLLRAQGLTALLAREWQGSHEAETGGSTGDDDS; translated from the coding sequence ATGAACAGCTCCCAGGCAGGTCCAGCGGCCGAGGCCGCCTGGCTGAGCTGCTGCAACCAGTCTGGGCTGTTGCTGGAGCCCTCTGAGGGGCCGCGTGTGGTGCAGACAGCGGTGCTGGGCGTGCTGTCGCTGCTTGTGTTGTGCGGGGTCCTGTTCCTGGGTGGCGGCCTGCTGCTCCGAGCCCAGGGCCTGACAGCACTGCTGGCCCGTGAGTGGCAAGGGTCCCATGAGGCTGAGACTGGTGGCAGCACAGGTGATGATGACTCCTAG